One segment of Vulpes lagopus strain Blue_001 chromosome 8, ASM1834538v1, whole genome shotgun sequence DNA contains the following:
- the GPR55 gene encoding G-protein coupled receptor 55, translating to MSQQLNRSQNCSFSDVDELMKTVQLAVHIPTFLLGLLLNLLAIRGFSTFLRKRRWPDYAATAIYMINLAIFDLLLVLSLPFKMALANVRAPLPSLCTLVECFYFISMYGSVFTICFISLDRFLAIRFPFLVSHLRSPRKIFGICCTIWVLVWAGSIPIYSFHGKMEKYTCFHNMSDGTWSAQVFFPLEVFGFLLPMVVMGFCSSRSIHILVGRRGLTQDWVQQKACIWTIAASLAVFVVSFLPVHLGFFLQFLVRNGFIVECRAKQNISLFLQLSMCFSNVNCCLDVFCYYFVIKEFRMDIMAHRPSRVQLVHQDTMTSRA from the coding sequence ATGAGCCAGCAGCTAAACAGAAGCCAGAACTGCTCCTTCAGTGACGTGGACGAGCTGATGAAGACGGTGCAGTTGGCTGTCCACATCCCCACCttcctcctgggcctcctcctcAACCTGCTGGCCATCCGAGGCTTCAGCACCTtcctgaggaagaggaggtggccGGATTACGCCGCCACCGCCATCTACATGATCAACCTGGCCATCTTTGACCTGCTCCTGGTGCTGTCCCTTCCGTTCAAGATGGCTCTGGCCAACGTGCGggccccccttccttccctctgtacCTTGGTGGAGTGCTTCTACTTCATCAGCATGTACGGGAGTGTCTTCACCATCTGCTTCATTAGTCTGGATAGATTCTTGGCCATCCGGTTCCCGTTCCTGGTCAGCCACCTCCGGTCGCCCAGGAAGATCTTCGGCATCTGTTGCACCATCTGGGTCCTGGTGTGGGCCGGGAGCATCCCTATCTACAGCTTCCatgggaagatggaaaaatacaCGTGCTTCCACAACATGTCCGATGGCACCTGGAGCGCCCAGGTCTTCTTTCCCCTTGAGGTGTTTGGCTTCCTCCTTCCCATGGTTGTCATGGGTTTCTGTTCCTCCAGGAGCATTCACATTCTGGTAGGTCGCCGGGGCCTCACCCAGGACTGGGTCCAGCAGAAGGCCTGCATCTGGACAATTGCGGCCAGTCTGGCTGTCTTTGTGGTCTCCTTTCTTCCAGTCCACCTGGGTTTCTTCTTGCAGTTCCTGGTACGGAATGGCTTCATCGTGGAGTGCAGAGCTAAGCAGAACATTAGCTTGTTTTTGCAATTGTCCATGTGTTTCTCCAACGTCAACTGCTGCCTAGATGTCTTCTGCTATTACTTTGTCATCAAAGAATTCCGCATGGACATCATGGCCCACCGGCCCTCCAGGGTCCAGCTGGTACACCAGGACACCATGACCAGCAGGGCCTAA